The genome window ACGGGAAAATAGAAATGGGATAATGTCCCACACGCATAAGAATGAGCAGAGAACCACGAAAAAGTATCCTTACAGATGCGAAATGAAGATCATGAAATCTTATCTCAATTCCTCTCAAGTGGACGCATTGTCAGCCTGccgctgcttctgctccatcctcctccgagCTGCCAAAATCATATCGTCTCTCCGTTTCTGTAATAAGCGCTGTCGCTCCTCTTTGCTCTGCGACCACCCGCTTGTCGATTTCTGCGATGATTGATCACTGGTAGCGTCGTCACTAGCGTTGATTTTCGAGCTGAGGTTGTATCGGGCAATCAAATCCTGGCCGTCCGACTTTAGGGAAGCCCCGGACATCGACGAAGGCTGCGAAGCTGCCGTCGGAGCGGTAGTAGTAGAGGGTAGAACGATCGCTGGCTGGAAAGAGGGAGGCGGCTATACACATCATCTCATTAGATTCAGTCACTTCAATAAGAATCGAAACGGGCCCGCGCGGCGCATCGTCTACAATCCGCCGGTGATAGACATATAGGGGAACCGCCGGTACGTACCATATCCAGTCCACGACCACTGAGAATCCGCTCAGTAGTCGCCGCAACATTCCCGCCATTGCGCTGCAAGTCCCACATGATCTCTCGAGTAC of Aspergillus fumigatus Af293 chromosome 2, whole genome shotgun sequence contains these proteins:
- a CDS encoding CUE domain-containing protein, coding for MPEEEPSLNIPSLLTLAVVSFFVIRWFLKRDGSSDPGAPRARGRGNIVDPAQVEQIAQMFPQLSTREIMWDLQRNGGNVAATTERILSGRGLDMPPPSFQPAIVLPSTTTAPTAASQPSSMSGASLKSDGQDLIARYNLSSKINASDDATSDQSSQKSTSGWSQSKEERQRLLQKRRDDMILAARRRMEQKQRQADNAST